A window of the Hemitrygon akajei chromosome 22, sHemAka1.3, whole genome shotgun sequence genome harbors these coding sequences:
- the LOC140714668 gene encoding large ribosomal subunit protein eL38, which produces MPRYICEIKDFLLTARRKDAKSVKIKKNKDNVKFKVRCSRYLYTLVITDKEKAEKLKQSLPPGLAVKELK; this is translated from the exons CCTCGTTATATTTGTGAAATCAAAGATTTCTTGCTTACAGCAAGAAGAAAGGATGCAAAGT CTGTGAAAATCAAGAAGAACAAAGATAATGTAAAATTTAAAGTACGGTGCAGTAGGTATCTGTACACACTAGTCATCACAGACAAAGAAAAGGCTGAAAAACTCAAACAGTCCTTGCCCCCAG GTTTGGCTGTCAAAGAACTCAAGTGA